CTCACAATCATAATTTCTGTAAAGTGCTTCGCAAATTGCAAACACTCTCTCGTCATTGGGTGTTTTTATATACTCTAAAAGGTCCTCATCTTTCATTTCTTCAAATTTCTTAAGCCCGAGCTGATAATTTATTTTAACATCCAGCGAGTCGATTGCTTTTAAAAATGCCTCTTCGAATGTCCTTCCGATTGCCATTACCTCACCGGTTGATTTCATCTGTGTACCCAGTGTTCTGTCAGCTTTTTCAAATTTATCAAAAGGCCAGCGAGGAACTTTTACAACCACATAGTCAATTGAAGGTTCAAAACTTGCATATGTGTTTTGCGTAATGGGGTTGATTATCTCATCAAGGGTAAGACCTATTGCAATCTTTGCTGCAATTCTTGCAATGGGATAACCTGTTGCTTTTGAGGCAAGAGCAGAAGAACGGCTTACCCTTGGATTGACTTCAATCACAACATATTCCATACTGTCTGGATTCAAGGCAAATTGAACGTTACATCCACCTTCAATTTCAAGACTTTTTATGATGTTCAAAGCTGCACTTCTCAGCATCTGATATTCTTTATCAGAAAGCGTTTGAGATGGCGCAACAACAATACTATCCCCTGTATGGATTCCAACCGGGTCAATGTTTTCCATGTTGCACACAGTAATACAGTTGTCCTGACTATCTCTCATAACTTCATATTCTATTTCCTTCCAGCCAAGTACACTCTGTTCTATCAGTACTTGATGGATTAAAGAAAGCTTCAAACCTTTACTTACAATGTATCTCAGTTCCTCTTCATTGTTCGCGATTCCACCGCCAGTGCCACCAAGCGTATACGCAGGACGGACAATGACAGGATATCCTATTTCTCTTGCAAATTCTAAAGCTTCTTCCACACTGTGTGCAATTGTGCTTTTTGGAACAGGTTCACCTATTTCAAGCATTGTCTTTTTAAAAAGTTCTCTGTCTTCTGCCTTCTTGATTGTTTCCAGAGATGTTCCCAAAAGTTTTACACCATATCTGTCAAGTACTCCGGCTGTAGCTAACTCAAATGCCATGTTTAAAGCTGTTTGACCTCCAAGCCCTGCAAGAAGTCCCTGTGGTCTTTCTTTTTTGATGATCTCTTCGATGTAATCAACAGAAATTGGCTCAATATATACTCTGTCTGCTATTTCAGTGTCTGTCATAATTGTAGCCGGGTTTGAGTTGACAAGAACAACCTCTATTCCTTCTTCTTTCAAGGCACGGCAGGCTTGAGTTCCTGAGTAGTCAAACTCAGCAGCCTGCCCGATTACAATTGGTCCAGAACCAATTATTAAAACCTTTTTTATATCATTTCTCTTTGGCATTTTTTGCTACACTCCATTCAAAAGCTTTGTATACTGGTCAAAGATATATTTTGAATCGTGTGGACCAGGGCTTGCCTCTGGATGATACTGGACAGATACAATTGGAAGGTCTAAATGAGCAAACCCTTCGACTGTTTTGTCATTAACATTAACATGGGTTATCCTTATTTTGTCATACTCTTTGTATTCAATAGCATAGTTGTGATTCTGTGATGTAATATACACTTTGCCGGTTGTTAAATCTTTTACAGGATGATTTCCACCATGATGTCCAAATTTCAGTTTGTATGTTTTAAGCCCCAAACACAATCCCAGAAGCTGATGTCCCAAGCATATTCCTAAAATAGGTTTTTTAAGATTTATAATAGATTTCAAATTTTCGAATATTTCTTGCAAATCCACCGGATCACCGGGACCATTTGAAAATACAAATCCATCCGGATTAACACTCATAATATCATCAAGTGAACTATTGTACGGGAAAACATACAAGTCAAGTCCCCTTTTGGAAAGCTCTCTCAGTATATTCTGCTTTATTCCAAAGTCAAGCACGGCAACTCTTTTACCATTTCCTTCTATTCTGTAGATTTCTTTTGTTGAGACCTCTTTTACTAAGCAGGGTTTTTGATTCTTATATTCTGCAATTTTATTCAAAAGAAGTTCTTTGTTATCAGTTTCTGTTGAGATTATTCCAAGCATTGAGCCTTTGTTTCTTATATGTTCTGTAATTGCACGTGTATCAACACCTTCAATTCCCACTATATTATTTTCTCTTAAATATTGGTGGAGAGTCTTTTTTGACCTGAAGTTAGAAGGTTGTTTACAAGCCTCTCTTACAATAAAACCTTCAACATGAGGTTTGTATGACTCAACATCCTCATCATTTATACCATAATTGCCTATTAAAGGATAAGTCATTGTTACTATTTGACCATTGTAAGAAGGATCTGTAAGTACTTCCTGATAACCTGTCATACATGTGTTGAATACTACCTCACCGATTGTTTCACCTTCTGCACCAAGTGAGATTCCTTCAAACAAAAGTCCATCTTCCAAAACAAGTATTGCTTTTTTCATCTCCATTCTCCTTTTAGACTTTTTGTATATAAGAGTATCAAAATAGTTTTGTAACTTCAATACTAAATTGTTGCCTGATAAGATTATAACTCAAAATGAATAAAAATACAATAACAAATTTATTTTTATTCGAAGTTAACATTATAGTGCTTTGCCCAAAAATCGAGTTGTACAATGTACCCGTAGAACTGGGGAAGTGTCATCAATTGTCCAAACCAAGGTTTTTCAAACGTAAAATTAGGATTCTTGATTTTCCTTCAAGGTTATTGACATATATGCTAAGATGTTTTATAATAAATTTTGCTTTGGATAAATAAAACGAGATTAAAAAAGCGGAAGGGTGTCCGAGTGGTTTAAGGAGCTGGTCTTGAAAACCAGTGACCCGCTGAACGCGGGCCGTGGGTTCGAATCCCACCCCTTCCGCCATTAATTTTTTTTGAGGTTTTCATAGCAAAGGACGTGTTAAAAAGACTTGCAAGTTTTTGGACAGATAGTGTAATATTATAATTGAGCACCATAATGCAGGACCATGAATAAAGTGGTCTTTTTTTATTAACCTCTTTGTTTCATAGCATTGGCATCTTTAATAAGGAAATTTTTAGAAATCTTTCATAATATTTCTGTGCTTTTTTGACAAAATAATTAAATGGAAAATACAATATACAATATCTGAATTGGTTAATACATCACTGTGAAAGGTGTGGAATGAATTGGTACTAAAAGCATATGCGAAAATTAACTTGACTCTGGATGTTATTTCTAAAAGAGATGATGGTTACCATGAGATCAGAACAATAATGCAAACAGTGGATTTGTATGATATAATCGATATTGAAAAGATAGAAGAAGATAACATAATTGTAACAACTTCAAGTGAAAATATTCCGACTGATAGTAAAAACCATGCGTACATTGCTGCGGCTCTTGTCAAAGAACGATTTGGAGTAAAAGAAGGTGTTAAGATACATATTCAAAAGAATATTCCTATTTCAGCAGGGTTGGCAGGTGGTAGTACTGATGCCGCAGCTGTTTTAAAAGGGTTAAATGAATTATTTAAGCTGAACTTGAGTCAGGATGAATTAATTGAACTTGGGAGAGAAATTGGTGCTGATGTTCCATTTTGCTTGATTGGTGGTACTGCTCTTTGTGAGGGAATAGGAGAAAAGGTTACAAAACTAAAGTCAGTGCCCAAAATGAATATATTGATTGCAAAGCCAGAGGTATATGTTTCAACACAGGCTGTTTATGAGGCTCTTAATCTTAGTAAAATCAAAAGAAGACCGGATACAGATGCCATGATTAGAGCAATTGAAGAGGGTAATGTGCGAGAGATTGCAAAGAATTTATGCAATGTTTTGGAAACAGTAACTGTCAATCAGTATCCTGTAATAAACAGGGTTAAAGATATTATGAGAAATTATAATGCACTGGGGACTGTTATGACAGGAAGTGGACCTGCTGTATTTGGAATATTTCCTAATCGGTATGATGCTCTTAAAGCTGCTGACAGGTTGAAGGTTTTTATTAAAGAGATAATTCTGACTACCACCTGTGATGTCTGACTTTTTTAGCAATCAAAAGTAGGAGTTGTGAGAAAGATGAATGAGAAAAACGAATCACATTATTTTTTAATAGAGAACTATAAACCATTGAGAGAGATAGTGTTTGAAAAACTGAGAGACATGATTGTCAGTGGCGAATTAAAGCCCGGTGAGAGACTGATGGAGATAAAGCTTGCAGAAATGCTTGGTGTTTCCAGAACACCAATTAGAGAGGCAATTAGAAAACTTGAGTTAGAAGGTCTTGTTGTAATGCTTCCTCGAAAGGGTGCTTATGTTGCAGATATTTCAAAAAAGGAGATTATGGATGTTTTAGAAATAAGAGCTGCTCTGGATAAGTTGGCAGCATGTCTTGCTGCTCAGAGGATGACAAAATCTGAAAAAGAGGAACTCAAAAAGGCATTAGCATCGTTTGAAAAAAACTTTAAGTTAGGTAACATTGAAGGAATGATAAATGATGATATTAAGCTGCATGATATTATCTATGCAGGTGCGAAAAATGAAAAACTCCAGCATATCATCAATAATTTGAGAGAGCAAATTACAAGGTTTAGAATTATATATCTGAAAGAGATATACAGAAAAAGTGAAAATCTATTAAATGAACACAGAGAAATTGTAGAAGCAATCTTGAGTGGAGATGCAGACAAAGCCCAGAAGGTAGCAGAAGAGCATATAAAAAATCAAGAGATAGAATTAATCAAAAGCTTAAAATTTTAACAAAAAAGGTGAAGAATATGGTAAACGCTGTAATATTAGCAGGCTCTGATAAGAGCAAATCAGGGACCCCTTACGAATGTAAAGCATTGATAAAACTTAATGATAGGTTTATGATTGAATATGTTTTGGAAGCTGTGTGCAATTCAAAGTATATTTCAAGAATAGTTGTAGTAGGTCCTTCAAAACTTGAAGAAGTGTTAAAATTAAAATATCCGAGAGTAGAATTTTTGGAAGAAGATAATTCAATTATGAAGAATGCCAAAAAAGCGATAGAGTATCTAAACAGCAATAATAGGATATTATTTCTAACCTCTGATTTACCATTTATAACTTCTGAAGCCATAGATCATTTTATCGAAGAATCAATAAAAACTGGTGCTGATATCTGCTATCCTATTGTTGAGAAAAGTATAAATGATGAAAAGTATCCTCAAATGAAAAGAACATATGGAACTGTAAAAGAAGGAACATTTACAGGTGGAAATGCAATAATTATCAATCCTTCAATATTTGACAGATGCTACAGGCTTGCTGAAAAGCTTGTAGAAAAGCGTAAGAATCCCATCGCAATGGCAAGATTGATAGGTCCAACAATTCTTTTGCTCTTTTTAACAAAGAAGCTTTCAATCCAGAGAGTAGAAAAAAGAGTTTCAAAGGTGTTCAAAGTAAAAGCCAAAGCTATTATTTCTACATACCCTGAAATTGGGCAGGATGTGGACAAGGATTCTGATTTGATGGTAGCGAAATTTTATCTTCAGAAAAAAAGATAGAATTCCTATTGAAATTGTGGTATAATATCAAATGATGAAAATTTTGCTGTGTGTCAATATTCTGAATTGAAGGAGGCTTAAAAAGATGCCAAGGATAACTCCTGACACAATTATTGCCGATGTGCTCAAGATTGACAGAGGAACTATTCCGATATTTTTAAACAATGGTCTTCATTGTTTGGGGTGCCCGTCAGCACAGGGAGAAAGCATTGAAGAAGCCTGTGCTCTGCATGGGATAGATGCTCAAAAGCTTGTAGATGAGTTGAATGAATATCTAAAGAGTAAGGGTCTATTAGACTAAAAAAACTCTTTACATCTTTAAAAAATAGTATTAAAATATAATTGCGATGCGGGTGTAGTTCAATGGTAGAACACCAGCTTCCCAAGCTGGCAGCGTGGGTTCGATTCCCATCACCCGCTCCAGGTGCTAAAAATAAAGGGGTAAAAACCCCTTTATTTTTGTAAATGCCCACGTAGCTCAGTAGGCGGAGCGTCACCTTGGTAAGGTGGAGGTCGCCGGTTCGATCCCGGTCGTGGGCTCCATTTTAGTTGTTGACAATTTTATTTGTTTATGATAGATTTAAAAAGTCAAATAAAAAAGGCGTATTTTTTTTTGCTAATTTTCCGCTTGTAATTGAGAAATGCAGAGTGCTGTATTAATCTTAGCTAAGGATGAATAAAGCCAGATATTTTAAAGGTTTTAGGATAGTGGAGGTGAACATAGCAAAATGGCAGCAAAAGGAGCGAGAGTGATAATTCATTTGGAATGCACAGAGTGCAAAAACAGGAATTACACTACAGAAAAGAACAAGAAAAATGACCCGGACAGGCTTGAGCTGAGAAAGTACTGTAAGTTTTGCCGAAAGCACACCGTTCATAGAGAGACTAAATAGTTAAAAAAGAGGATGTGTGGATGATGGTGGAGAAGAAAAAAGTAGAAAAACCAGTTATAAAATCTTCCTCAAACAGAAAGAAAGTGACATTTAAAGAATGGTGGACAAGAACAGTAAAGTTTTTTAGAGATGTAAAAATTGAAATGAAGAAGGTAGTATGGCCTTCTCGAAAACAGGTTATGAAACACACAGTTGTTGTTCTGGCATTTACGTTGTTTTTCACTGTATTTATTTTGCTGGCTGACGTAATATATGAACAGCTTATTTTTAAACTGTTACTTAAGATAAGATAACAATCTTACCTTATGAATCAATTAAAGAAAAAAGGAGGGCGGGC
The Caldicellulosiruptor morganii DNA segment above includes these coding regions:
- the carA gene encoding glutamine-hydrolyzing carbamoyl-phosphate synthase small subunit, producing the protein MKKAILVLEDGLLFEGISLGAEGETIGEVVFNTCMTGYQEVLTDPSYNGQIVTMTYPLIGNYGINDEDVESYKPHVEGFIVREACKQPSNFRSKKTLHQYLRENNIVGIEGVDTRAITEHIRNKGSMLGIISTETDNKELLLNKIAEYKNQKPCLVKEVSTKEIYRIEGNGKRVAVLDFGIKQNILRELSKRGLDLYVFPYNSSLDDIMSVNPDGFVFSNGPGDPVDLQEIFENLKSIINLKKPILGICLGHQLLGLCLGLKTYKLKFGHHGGNHPVKDLTTGKVYITSQNHNYAIEYKEYDKIRITHVNVNDKTVEGFAHLDLPIVSVQYHPEASPGPHDSKYIFDQYTKLLNGV
- the ispE gene encoding 4-(cytidine 5'-diphospho)-2-C-methyl-D-erythritol kinase, encoding MVLKAYAKINLTLDVISKRDDGYHEIRTIMQTVDLYDIIDIEKIEEDNIIVTTSSENIPTDSKNHAYIAAALVKERFGVKEGVKIHIQKNIPISAGLAGGSTDAAAVLKGLNELFKLNLSQDELIELGREIGADVPFCLIGGTALCEGIGEKVTKLKSVPKMNILIAKPEVYVSTQAVYEALNLSKIKRRPDTDAMIRAIEEGNVREIAKNLCNVLETVTVNQYPVINRVKDIMRNYNALGTVMTGSGPAVFGIFPNRYDALKAADRLKVFIKEIILTTTCDV
- a CDS encoding GntR family transcriptional regulator produces the protein MNEKNESHYFLIENYKPLREIVFEKLRDMIVSGELKPGERLMEIKLAEMLGVSRTPIREAIRKLELEGLVVMLPRKGAYVADISKKEIMDVLEIRAALDKLAACLAAQRMTKSEKEELKKALASFEKNFKLGNIEGMINDDIKLHDIIYAGAKNEKLQHIINNLREQITRFRIIYLKEIYRKSENLLNEHREIVEAILSGDADKAQKVAEEHIKNQEIELIKSLKF
- a CDS encoding nucleotidyltransferase family protein, encoding MVNAVILAGSDKSKSGTPYECKALIKLNDRFMIEYVLEAVCNSKYISRIVVVGPSKLEEVLKLKYPRVEFLEEDNSIMKNAKKAIEYLNSNNRILFLTSDLPFITSEAIDHFIEESIKTGADICYPIVEKSINDEKYPQMKRTYGTVKEGTFTGGNAIIINPSIFDRCYRLAEKLVEKRKNPIAMARLIGPTILLLFLTKKLSIQRVEKRVSKVFKVKAKAIISTYPEIGQDVDKDSDLMVAKFYLQKKR
- a CDS encoding DUF1858 domain-containing protein, whose protein sequence is MPRITPDTIIADVLKIDRGTIPIFLNNGLHCLGCPSAQGESIEEACALHGIDAQKLVDELNEYLKSKGLLD
- the rpmG gene encoding 50S ribosomal protein L33; its protein translation is MAAKGARVIIHLECTECKNRNYTTEKNKKNDPDRLELRKYCKFCRKHTVHRETK
- the secE gene encoding preprotein translocase subunit SecE — translated: MVEKKKVEKPVIKSSSNRKKVTFKEWWTRTVKFFRDVKIEMKKVVWPSRKQVMKHTVVVLAFTLFFTVFILLADVIYEQLIFKLLLKIR